The Dickeya poaceiphila DNA window ATTACGGATGGTAAATTCCGCCACCAGCGCGTCACTCTCTTCTTCCCCTTCCACGTCCTCTTCGCTGGTCAGCAGCGCCAGCAGTGTGGCTTCGTCAGCAGACAACAGACGGTCAGCCTTGCCGGCGATCAACAACTTACTGAGATAATCCAGCGATGCGAATACTTGTTCATCTGCGGCTGAAACCGTCAGCAACAACGCCACGTTCTCACCATCTACCGCGAAAGGTTCTGCCGGGCGGCTCACCGCCAGGGCACTTACCAGATTGCCGTTCAGGCTGTCGCTCAGCCAGATGCCCTGCCCCAGATGGGTCGGTGTAGTGGCTACCACATGGCTGACAAAGCTGGCATCGACTGCGCCAATCTGTTGCAAACGACCGGCATTCAGCGCCTGCAACGTCATCAGGTTGTCAGTTGCCACATTCAGGCTAATTAGCGAGGTGTCAAAGCGGAATGTCCCTGCCAGTTGTTCACCCATCAATAATCCGCGCAGTTCATCTGCAGACGTGGTCGTAGCCAGTCGAGCCGCGACGCGGTCATCGCTCAGGACATGAGTCAGTTGACGCAACAGCGCCAGATGCTCGTCAGAGCGGGCTGCGATGCCCAGCACGACATATGCTGTCTGGTCTTCACCCCACGCGATCCCCTGCGGGAACTGGAACACCTGAACACCGGTTTTCTGGACCAGATCACGAGTATCGGTAGTGCCATGTGGAATGGCAATACCACTGCCAAGATAAGTCGAGGTCTGCTGTTCGCGCTGAAGCATTCCCTCAACATATCCCTCGCTTACGCAACCCGCTTCGGTCAGTGCGGCAGCCACCTGGCGGATGGCTTCGTCTTTATTACCGGCGCAAGCACCTAAATGAATATCGTGCTGTGACAACTGAAACATAATGATCCTCTCTCGCTGAACTTGAATCGTTTCAGCTTTTATGAGAAATAATTTGCTGATTTTTTTCAAACCATTTCAGCAAAACGCCGCTGAAACGTTTCAAAAATTCTGCGTTTTTCGGTATGTCTATGCAAGCATTCTGCATGGATGAAATGACAGATCTTAGAGGTCACGCACACTTTCGCGCTAAAATCCCACAATCGTTAACGCGTTGTCACACTGCTGCTGAATAGGTGCTGAAGAAAAAAATGGAAACTGGCTTTCGTTTCTACCTCATTGGCGTGACATAATGTGTTGTGTTTTCTTTCCGTTCTTTTTTTAACCTGAATACCGTATGCCTCTTTATTCTGTTCGCTCGGCCAGACGCCTGCCAGACCTGACATCGTCGGCGTTTCTGGTGATTGCTTTTCTGACCGGAATCGCCGGCGCGTTGCAGCTCCCCACGCTCAGCCTGTTTTTATCAAACGAAGTACAGGTCCGCCCATTCATGGTTGGGTTGTTTTATACCGGCAGCGCGGTGATTGGTATCGTTGTCAGCCAAGTTCTGGCCTCTTACTCTGATCGTCGTGGTGATCGCAAGATTCTGATACTGCAATGCTGCCTGCTGGGTGCCTTGTCCTGCCTGCTATACGCATGGAATCGCAACTACTTTGTTCTGCTGTTCGTCGGCGTACTGCTGTCGAGTTTCGGCTCCACCGCCAACCCACAGTTGTTCGCGCTGGCACGGGAACACACTGACCGGGCAGGTCGCGGCGCAGCCATGTTCAGTTCGGTGATGCGAGCACAGATTTCACTGTCCTGGGTGATTGGACCGCCGGTCTCCTTCGCGCTGGCGCTGGGTTTCGGTTTCCCGGCAATGTACCTGACTGCAGCCGCGGTGTTTGTCGTATGCGGACTGTTGGTGTGGCTGTTGCTGCCGTCAATGCCTAAACTCCGGGTCAAATCTGCTGCCACACTGGAATCGCCCCGGCAAAACCGGCGCGATACGCTATTGTTATTTAGTGCCTGTACCCTAATGTGGACCTGTAACGGTATTTATCTCATCAATATGCCGTTATATCTGGTCAATGAGCTGCGGTTACCGGAAAAACTGGCCGGAGTCATGATGGGCACCGCAGCCGGACTGGAAATTCCGGTGATGTTGCTGGCAGGCTATCTGGCCAGCCGGTTAGGCAAGCGCCTGCTGATGCGTCTGGCCGTGATCGCCGGGCTAATCTTCTATGCCGGGCTGACATTGCTGAACGCGTCCTGGGCGTTGCTGGCACTGCAACTGCTGAACGCGGTTTTCATCGGTATTCTGGCCGGAATGGGAATGCTGTATTTTCAGGATCTGATGCCGGGTCAGGCGGGGGCCGCCACCACACTGTTCACCAATACCACCAGAGTCGGCTGGATTATTTCCGGTTCCCTGGCAGGCATGGTGGCTGAACTCTGGAGTTATCATGCCGGTTTTGTTATTGCCATCGCCATGCTGGCCGGCGCGGCTGCCTGCATGTGGCGCATCCGCGATGTTTGACTGTTGTCAGGGTGCGGTGGTGTCCTCCAACCGGATAAGATACAACATCGCCTCATCACGGTGATTCCGGCACATATCGCGGCTTGGTTGCAGTCCGCGACACACCGCCGGGCGCAATGGCGAAAAGAACAGCCCACAGCGCATTCGCTCGTCCAGATGGATACAGGGTGTATTGGCTGGTTTTCCCTTCGGCATACCGGGAATCGGGCTGGAGATCGACGGCGCGATACAGCAGGCACCGCAATCAGGACGACATTCCATCATTGACCTCCGGGCATTCCCGTTGCTATTTCAGGCCGCAGAGCCTAACAGGCTGCTGGCCGCAAGGCTACTACATTACATCGTTACTAACGTCGTTTTGATTAACATCGTTCTCACTGCCTTATTGGCAGTTTGTTTCGCCACTGGCAGCCACAAATCCCACTTGCCTGAATCCATCCTGACGAGTAACGTGTCGCCACAAAAATTTCTCTTCTTTTATTTAAGGTATGTTTCATGGCAAGAGCAAATGAGATCAAACGCGGCATGGCCGTTAACTACAACGGTAAATTGCTGCTGGTAAAAGATATCGATATTCAAAGTCCCAGTGCTCGCGGCGCCAGTACGCTATACAAAATGCGTTTTTCCGATGTTCGTACCGGCCTGAAAGTAGAAGAACGTTTCAAGGGTGATGACATTCTGGACACCATCACCCTAACCCGCCGTTCCGTTACTTTCTCCTATATTGATGGCGACGAGTACATCTTTATGGACGAGGAAGACTACACCCCGTATACCTTCAAGAAAGATCAGATCGAAGACGAACTACTGTTCCTTCCCGAAGGCGGTATGCCGGGTATTCAGGTATTAACCATGGACGGGCAGTTGCTGGCCCTGGAACTGCCGCAGACGGTTGATCTGGAAATCGTGGAAACCGCGCCGGGCATCAAAGGGGCATCCGCCAGCGCCCGCAACAAACCCGCTACACTGACTACCGGCCTGATCATTCATGTTCCGGAATACCTGAGCGCCGGTGAAAAAATTCGTATTCATATTCCTGAGCGCCGCTATATGGGTCGTGCGGACTGATTATCACCGCGGATACTACCTGCGTCTGGCACCACGCCAGACGCATTTCTGCTGACGTAAGGAGGTTCCTGTGCTGACGAAAGTAAACCTGATCACCGGCTTTCTCGGTAGCGGCAAAACCACCACCATCAGGCACCTGCTCGCGGGTAAGCCCGAAGAAGAAACCTGGGCGGTACTGGTCAATGAGTTCGGTGAAATCGGCATCGACGGCGCATTGTTGAGCGACACGGGCGCACTGCTCAAAGAAATTCCCGGCGGCTGTATGTGCTGTGTCAACGGTCTGCCGATGCAGGTGGGACTCAACATGCTGTTGCAGAAAAAACCCCACCGGTTACTGATTGAACCCACCGGGTTGGGGCATCCAAAGCAGATTCTTACGTTACTGACCTCGCAAGCCTATCAACCGTGGCTTCAGTTGCAGGCTACGCTGTGTTTGCTGGATGCGCGTCAGCTTAGCGACAGCCGCTACACCGACAATGAAAACTTCCGTGATCAGCTCGCCGCTGCTGACATCATCATCGCCAATAAGGAAGATACCTGGCAGGCAAGTGACCGCGACGCGCTGCAACACTGGTATCAACAGCAGGGTCAGGCTCGCCGCCTGATCACGGTGTCTCAGGGGCAGTTGGATACGGCTGTGCTGGAGTTGCCGCGAGAAAATCACGCCGTTCTGCCGGATGCCCGTCATCATCATCACGACACGCCAGCCAAAACCGGCCTGGCCGCACTAAAACTAACCGGTCGGGAAAGCTGGCGTCGGGCATTGAATCAAGGCCAGGGCTATTACGCCTGCGGCTGGATTTTCGATAGCGAGACGCAATTCAACACCACCAGTCTGCTTGACTGGGTGCGTCTGGCACCGGTAAGCCGTGTTAAGGGCGTGATGCGTATCCCGGAAGGCACGCTGGTAGTCAACCGTCAGGGGTTCGACCTGCGCATTGAAACGCAACCCGCTTCACCGCCGGACAGCCGTATAGAAATCATTAATGAGTCTGAAGCGGAATGGAACACACTGCAAAAGCAGTTGCTAAATGCCCGTTTAATGTAAGTAGCATAAGTAGTTATACGCCGCTGACGCAGGAGATAACCAGTCAGAATGTCTGACAACGCGCCATAGTCTCGGTTATGTCTCGTCCTGCTCGCTTGCTGCAGATTTTTATAGGGTTGATGTGAGAGATTTCATCACGAAATCATATCAACAAAAAAGACAAAAAAACTCGCAATCTGTTTTTCGTTAAGGTATGGTCGTCGAGGTCCATAATTTATGGGTAGACATCCGGCCAGTCAAATAACCGTTGCCACACCAGTAATAATGTGCGGTGTTGCACAAATCGGCTGATGAATAATTGTCCCATTAAAAGTAGTGTTTTAGTCTGACACACGTTTTGTTTGCCGTAGATACAGCGTTCATAAACACAGCGATAACGATTGAATCGTTAAGGACATCAAGGGAACATAACAACAATGGTCAAATCTCAACCGACTCTGAGATATATCTGGCGGGCTTTGCCTGCTATGGCAGTAGCGATAGCGCTTTCTGCCTGTACCAACAATACTGCAAATCTTAATAATCAAACTGATAGGCATGTGGTTAACGGTGGTGACCCTTCACTACAAGCCTCTCAGGATGAATTCGAAGCGATGGTTCGCAACGTGGAAGTTAAATCCAGGTTGCTTGAGCAATATGCTAGCTGGAAAGGCGTACGCTATCGTCTCGGCGGCGACAGCCGCAAAGGTATTGATTGCTCTGGTTTCGTTCAGCGCACCTTCCGTGAACAATTCGGTATGGATTTACCGCGTTCCAGCTACGAACAGAAAGATATCGGCGTTCAAATCCAGCGCAATAGCTTACGCCCAGGCGACCTTGTTGTATTCCATGCCGGTTCTACTGGCCGTCACATGGGAATTTACCTCGGTAACCAGCAGTTCGTTCATGCTTCCACCAGCATCGGTGTGACGATTTCCAGCATGGATGACAGCTACTGGAAATCACGTTACCGTGAAGCGCGCCGCGTGCTGAAACAAGGTCCGCACAGCTGATTTTATTTTTCCTTGATGTTATCTAAAGAAATTCGAAACGCCGCTCGTCAGACAGCGGCGTTTTTTTATTGCTTATTTATGCCAATAACCATCTGGGCCGATTAACAGTAGGTTTGAGGTCTTATTCATGGTAAAACAGAGCGCCATATCGTCCGGCATCACGATTATCAGGAATTTCAGGCACTTTCTCCGGTAACCTGCTGTTCACACGGAGAAACAGAGATTATCAGGAGGCTGTCATCTCGATGTTTACTCGTGCAATTATCGCCATCTTGCTGTCTGCCTGCACCTGGCTCGCCCATGCCGAGCCGACCATATTACAGACTTATGCGTTTGCCACTCTCGGCGAACCGAAATATCAGCAGAATTTCACCCATTACGACTACACCAATCCATCAGCCCCCAAAGGCGGTAAAGTTACCTTTAGCGCGCTGGGTACCTTCGATAATTTTAACCGTTTTGCGTTGCGTGGCCTGGCTGCCGCTCGCACTGAAAGCCTCTACGATTCGTTATATGTCAGCTCGGAAGACGAACCGGGCAGTTACTACCCACTGATTGCGCTTGCCGCACGCTATGCCAGTGATTACAGCTGGATAGAAGTGGACATGAATCCTGCTGCGCATTTCCATGATGGCACGCCGGTTACCGCCGATGACGTCGCGTTCACGTTTACTATGTTTATGACACAGGGTGTGCCACAGTTCCGCCTGTACTACAAAGGCACCGAAGCCAGCGTGATTAACCCACACCGGGTACGCTTTACCTTCCCTGCCCCAGACAAAGAAAAAATGCTGGGGATGTTAACGCTGCCGGTCATGCCGGAGAAATTCTGGCGTGACCACAAACTCAGCGACCCGCTAAGCACGCCTCCGCTGGCCAGCGGTCCCTATCGCATCACCGATTACCGTATGGGCCAGTACGTGATTTATTCCCGCGTAACCGACTACTGGGCGGCCAATCTGCCGGTCAACCGCGGTCGCTACAACTTTGACCAGTTACGTTACGACTATTATCTGGACGACAGTGTCGCGCTGGAAGCCTTCAAAGCCGGGGCATTCGATTTGCGTATTGAGGGTTCACCTAAAAACTGGGCAACCCAGTACGAAGGCGGCAATTTTGCACGTGGTTACATTCTGAAGAAAGATGAGACCAACCAGGCAGCGCAAGATACCCGCTGGCTGGTATTTAACATTCAACGACCACAGTTTAGTGATCGCCGGGTGCGTCAGGCACTGGCTATCGCCTTTGACTTCAACTGGATGAACAAGGCACTGTTTTTTAGCAGCTATCAGCGCCCCTACAGCTTTTTCCAGAACACCGAGTACGCCGCACAGGGGATGCCATC harbors:
- the mepS gene encoding bifunctional murein DD-endopeptidase/murein LD-carboxypeptidase, whose translation is MVKSQPTLRYIWRALPAMAVAIALSACTNNTANLNNQTDRHVVNGGDPSLQASQDEFEAMVRNVEVKSRLLEQYASWKGVRYRLGGDSRKGIDCSGFVQRTFREQFGMDLPRSSYEQKDIGVQIQRNSLRPGDLVVFHAGSTGRHMGIYLGNQQFVHASTSIGVTISSMDDSYWKSRYREARRVLKQGPHS
- a CDS encoding extracellular solute-binding protein — its product is MFTRAIIAILLSACTWLAHAEPTILQTYAFATLGEPKYQQNFTHYDYTNPSAPKGGKVTFSALGTFDNFNRFALRGLAAARTESLYDSLYVSSEDEPGSYYPLIALAARYASDYSWIEVDMNPAAHFHDGTPVTADDVAFTFTMFMTQGVPQFRLYYKGTEASVINPHRVRFTFPAPDKEKMLGMLTLPVMPEKFWRDHKLSDPLSTPPLASGPYRITDYRMGQYVIYSRVTDYWAANLPVNRGRYNFDQLRYDYYLDDSVALEAFKAGAFDLRIEGSPKNWATQYEGGNFARGYILKKDETNQAAQDTRWLVFNIQRPQFSDRRVRQALAIAFDFNWMNKALFFSSYQRPYSFFQNTEYAAQGMPSAAELAWLTPLKDNLPAEVFGPAYRPEESDGSGYDRAGLLNALQLLQQAGWELKNQVLVNKKTGQPFRFELLLPSAANSIYVLPFQHSLARLGIHMEVRSVDSPQFNNRFRKRDFDMIPKLYPAMPYPSSDLAISWSSGYINSSYNSPGVQDAAIDQLIDNIIRHQGDKTALLSLGSALDRVLTWNQFAIPMWYSNHDRFAYWNKFAMPATRPAYTLGIDSWWYDAAKAATLPAARQ
- the fruB gene encoding fused PTS fructose transporter subunit IIA/HPr protein, which encodes MFQLSQHDIHLGACAGNKDEAIRQVAAALTEAGCVSEGYVEGMLQREQQTSTYLGSGIAIPHGTTDTRDLVQKTGVQVFQFPQGIAWGEDQTAYVVLGIAARSDEHLALLRQLTHVLSDDRVAARLATTTSADELRGLLMGEQLAGTFRFDTSLISLNVATDNLMTLQALNAGRLQQIGAVDASFVSHVVATTPTHLGQGIWLSDSLNGNLVSALAVSRPAEPFAVDGENVALLLTVSAADEQVFASLDYLSKLLIAGKADRLLSADEATLLALLTSEEDVEGEEESDALVAEFTIRNEHGLHARPGAMLVNVIKQFSSEITVTNLDGSGKPANGRSLMKVVALGVKSGHRLRFTARGSDAQAALDAIGEAIQSGLGEGAA
- a CDS encoding sugar efflux transporter, which produces MPLYSVRSARRLPDLTSSAFLVIAFLTGIAGALQLPTLSLFLSNEVQVRPFMVGLFYTGSAVIGIVVSQVLASYSDRRGDRKILILQCCLLGALSCLLYAWNRNYFVLLFVGVLLSSFGSTANPQLFALAREHTDRAGRGAAMFSSVMRAQISLSWVIGPPVSFALALGFGFPAMYLTAAAVFVVCGLLVWLLLPSMPKLRVKSAATLESPRQNRRDTLLLFSACTLMWTCNGIYLINMPLYLVNELRLPEKLAGVMMGTAAGLEIPVMLLAGYLASRLGKRLLMRLAVIAGLIFYAGLTLLNASWALLALQLLNAVFIGILAGMGMLYFQDLMPGQAGAATTLFTNTTRVGWIISGSLAGMVAELWSYHAGFVIAIAMLAGAAACMWRIRDV
- the yeiP gene encoding elongation factor P-like protein YeiP → MARANEIKRGMAVNYNGKLLLVKDIDIQSPSARGASTLYKMRFSDVRTGLKVEERFKGDDILDTITLTRRSVTFSYIDGDEYIFMDEEDYTPYTFKKDQIEDELLFLPEGGMPGIQVLTMDGQLLALELPQTVDLEIVETAPGIKGASASARNKPATLTTGLIIHVPEYLSAGEKIRIHIPERRYMGRAD
- a CDS encoding YkgJ family cysteine cluster protein, with protein sequence MECRPDCGACCIAPSISSPIPGMPKGKPANTPCIHLDERMRCGLFFSPLRPAVCRGLQPSRDMCRNHRDEAMLYLIRLEDTTAP
- a CDS encoding CobW family GTP-binding protein is translated as MLTKVNLITGFLGSGKTTTIRHLLAGKPEEETWAVLVNEFGEIGIDGALLSDTGALLKEIPGGCMCCVNGLPMQVGLNMLLQKKPHRLLIEPTGLGHPKQILTLLTSQAYQPWLQLQATLCLLDARQLSDSRYTDNENFRDQLAAADIIIANKEDTWQASDRDALQHWYQQQGQARRLITVSQGQLDTAVLELPRENHAVLPDARHHHHDTPAKTGLAALKLTGRESWRRALNQGQGYYACGWIFDSETQFNTTSLLDWVRLAPVSRVKGVMRIPEGTLVVNRQGFDLRIETQPASPPDSRIEIINESEAEWNTLQKQLLNARLM